From a single Salmo salar chromosome ssa22, Ssal_v3.1, whole genome shotgun sequence genomic region:
- the cdd gene encoding Cytidine deaminase, whose amino-acid sequence MGDLKIAMLHGKDQGLQLLHHPDRVTVEGLIHQSLEAKEFAYCPYSNFRVGAALLAHDDRVFTGCNVENACNNLGVCAERNAIAKAVSEGCRSFKAIAIASDLHDQFISPCGGCRQFMREFGASWDVYLTKPDGSYKEMNVSELLPVSFGPEDMSMKKVVKISNEY is encoded by the exons ATGGGAGACCTGAAGATCGCGATGCTCCATGGTAAGGACCAGGGGTTGCAGCTCCTCCACCACCCAGACAGGGTAACGGTAGAAGGGCTTATCCATCAGTCCCTGGAGGCCAAGGAGTTTGCCTACTGTCCCTACAGCAATTTCAGGGTGGGGGCTGCCCTCCTGGCCCACGACGACAGAGTGTTCACAG GTTGCAATGTGGAGAACGCGTGTAACAACCTGGGGGTGTGTGCAGAGAGGAACGCCATCGCTAAAGCGGTGTCAGAGGGATGCCGTAGCTTCAAGGCCATCGCTATCGCCAG TGACTTACATGACCAGTTCATCTCACCATGCGGTGGCTGCAGACAGTTCATGAGAGAG TTTGGGGCCAGCTGGGACGTGTACCTGACCAAGCCAGACGGCTCATACAAAGAGATGAACGTCAGCGAGCTGCTTCCTGTCTCCTTCGGTCCAGAAGACATGTCCATGAAGAAAGTCGTCAAGATCTCCAACGAGTATTAA
- the LOC106582681 gene encoding dnaJ homolog subfamily C member 16: protein MGGLCRPLQASMVWLAVLLLLRGETVNTAQEFDPYRVLGLTKSASQAEVKKVYKRLVREWHPDKNNDPGAEDMFIKITKSYEILGNVERRANYDRYGQMEENKQGQHQQGFNRHFHNSFYFDESFFNFPRSGRDFSDSKYLLDHAGFNSKVLPDSFKRPYLIKITSEWCFACVHIEPVWRETVQELEPLGVGIGIVDIGYERRLANQLGVHHTPSILGVVNGRVTVFHYSVVREHLRQFVEDLLPQRLVEKVTDKNYVSFLGSWHVENNPSVLLFDQVPAVPLLYKLTAFAFKDYVRFGYVDQGLTETSRLLHQFNINSYAPTMLLFKENTEQPADIIQAKGMKRQIMEEFVSNNKYLCVPRLVNQHLFDELCPIKQFHRRRKYCVLLITGEEPGFVPGNQAFLTFASSNTKDVLRFTYVYQRQQQPLCQALLHNQAPLFAQVVILERRSPGGKAVYRSVIGGWNGSDDDKTRLHEQLELLQRDPSYLSYDATLPELNNELAPMFLIQWINAAYDYFLQIYDDLLFSNWREMMPILSLIFSALFILFGTVIIQAFSDSGEEKPPPKSKPKNPPKTDDSPGRANTSSRPPKKDFVEVTELTNITYISNLVKLRPGHINVVLVLTDASKNALLRKYAKEVFSFSGTQTLHFSFLNADKHSQWMPSLLESCPTAARALAHGEEEEGGGGEGDEHSSPFSGRPRDFTGHVLALNGHKKYFCLFRPVFTGDTDTGGESSSSSSSSFDEGSRRKSRSRSRSQSSSRSRSREEGGPSGRGGRGGGRASRATSLEVHHKLDRLGLWMERLMEGTLPRHSVPGWPGLDTTSPSSSPTPQN, encoded by the exons GCACCCAGACAAGAACAATGATCCTGGGGCTGAAGATATGTTCATCAAGATCACTAAATCTTATGAG ATCCTGGGGAATGTAGAGCGGCGTGCTAACTATGACCGCTACGGTCAGATGGAGGAGAACAAGCAGGGTCAGCACCAGCAGGGCTTCAACCGACACTTCCACAACAGCTTCTATTTCGACGAGTCATTCTTCAATTTCCCTAG GTCAGGCCGGGACTTCTCAGACAGCAAGTACCTGCTCGACCACGCAGGGTTCAACAGTAAGGTGCTGCCCGACAGCTTCAAGCGGCCCTACCTGATCAAGATCACCTCCGAGTGGTGCTTCGCCTGCGTTCACATCGAGCCAGTCTGGAGGGAGACAGTACAAGAGCTAGAGCCACTGG GTGTGGGTATCGGCATTGTTGACATTGGTTACGAGCGTCGCCTAGCCAACCAGCTGGGTGTCCATCACACGCCATCCATCCTGGGTGTGGTCAATGGTAGAGTGACCGTGTTCCACTACTCCGTGGTCAGAGAACACCTGCGACAGTTTGTAGAAGACCTGCTGCCTCAGAGGCTGGTGGAAAAG GTAACAGATAAGAACTATGTGTCCTTCCTGGGCAGCTGGCATGTTGAGAACAATCCCAGTGTGTTGCTGTTTGACCAAGTGCCTGCAGTGCCCCTGCTCTACAAG ctcacAGCGTTTGCCTTTAAGGACTATGTGCGGTTTGGTTACGTGGACCAGGGCCTGACAGAGACATCCAGACTACTGCATCAGTTCAACATCAACAGCTATGCTCCCACAATGCTGCTGTTCAAGGAGAACACTGAGCAACCTGCTGATATTATACAG GCTAAAGGGATGAAGAGACAGATCATGGAGGAGTTTGTGTCCAACAACAAGTACCTGTGTGTCCCTCGGTTGGTCAACCAGCATCTGTTCGATGAGCTCTGCCCCATCAAGCAGTTCCACCGACGCAGGAA gtACTGTGTGCTGCTGATCACTGGTGAGGAGCCAGGGTTTGTCCCTGGTAACCAGGCCTTCCTGACCTTCGCCTCGTCCAACACTAAAGACGTCCTGCGCTTCACATACGTCTACCAGAGACAGCAACAACCACTGTGTCAGGCCTTGCTCCACAACCAGGCCCCACTGTTCGCACAG GTGGTGATACTGGAGAGGCGGAGCCCGGGAGGTAAGGCTGTGTACCGGTCTGTGATTGGTGGATGGAACGGCAGTGACGATGATAAGACCCGCCTCCACGAGCAGCTGGAGCTCCTGCAGAGAGACCCCTCCTACCTGAGCTATGACGCCACGCTACCTGAACTAAACAACGAATTGGCCCCC ATGTTTCTGATTCAGTGGATCAATGCAGCTTACGATTATTTCCTTCAAATCTATGATGACCTTCTCTTCTCCAACTG GCGAGAGATGATGCCCATCCTGTCTCTCATCTTTTCTGCTCTGTTCATCCTCTTTGGTACTGTCATCATCCAGGCCTTCAG TGACTCGGGTGAAGAGAAGCCTCCCCCGAAATCAAAGCCGAAGAACCCACCAAAGACTGACGACTCACCTGGTCGAGCCAATACTTCCAG TCGTCCTCCTAAGAAGGACTTTGTGGAGGTGACTGAGCTGACAAACATCACCTACATCAGTAACTTGGTCAAGCTGAGACCTGGTCACATCAACGTGGTCCTAGTCCTCACTGACGCTTCCAAGAATGCTCTGCTCAGGAAGTACGCCAAAGAGGTCTTCTCCTTCTCCGG GACCCAGACCCTACACTTCTCCTTCCTGAATGCAGACAAACACAGCCAGTGGATGCCATCTCTCCTAGAGTCTTGTCCTACTGCAGCCCGGGCCCTGGCCcacggagaggaggaggaggggggaggaggagagggggatgaacactcctctcctttctcagGTCGTCCCAGAGACTTCACAGGCCATGTTCTGGCCCTCAATGGACACAAGAAGTACTTCTGTCTCTTCAGACCTGTCTTCACTGGGGACACGGACACTGGCGGAGAGAGCTCGagctcatcatcttcatcatttgACGAAGGCTCCAGGAGAAAGTCTCGGTCAAGGTCGCGGTCCCAGTCGAGCTCACGTTCAAGGTCCAGGGAGGAGGGGGGTCCGTCgggtaggggagggaggggtggtgggCGGGCCTCCAGGGCTACCAGTCTGGAGGTGCACCATAAGCTGGACAGGCTGGGGCTGTGGATGGAGAGGCTGATGGAGGGGACTCTGCCCAGGCACAGTGTCCCTGGCTGGCCTGGGCTGGACACCACCTCCCCAAGCTCCAGCCCCACTCCCCAGAACTGA